One segment of Lytechinus variegatus isolate NC3 chromosome 13, Lvar_3.0, whole genome shotgun sequence DNA contains the following:
- the LOC121426785 gene encoding histamine H2 receptor-like, whose protein sequence is MCETANCTDADEPIVYQNYSERIIYATVTGLISISGAFGNTLVILAVFISKKLRNKTNTFVVNLAIADLISCLNLPWTALALLCEDEWPLPDWICMWEGMILMVSTGCSLYTLGGIALSRACLITLPNHRYHEILTPKTLFGLIMIFWLIPVTTSIVPYIVSDSFFGFNERYSMCIWNTTHPFSPYYNLILAITFYPVPLFIIFFSYFRIWRHVRTNSRRMARVTTRIVTVSGQLAGLARKSTFSKRQMSVTKNLFIIIVVFLILISPYSIQLVIPGGERLVPAFGMIFLFNSCVNPFIYGTRHPDFKVAFRSILRCPVRSNQLMDSTASAGLRVQPLIRRPAQRDTEFIAPNSTSSSES, encoded by the coding sequence ATGTGTGAGACGGCGAACTGCACTGACGCAGATGAACCCATAGTGTACCAGAACTACTCAGAGAGAATCATCTACGCCACGGTCACCGGCTTGATCTCCATCTCTGGTGCCTTCGGGAACACCTTGGTCATACTTGCGGTGTTCATCAGCAAGAAACTACGGAACAAAACCAACACCTTCGTCGTCAACCTCGCCATCGCAGACTTGATAAGCTGCCTGAACCTTCCCTGGACAGCCCTGGCACTGCTTTGTGAGGACGAGTGGCCTTTGCCAGACTGGATCTGCATGTGGGAAGGTATGATCCTGATGGTCAGCACCGGTTGTAGTCTGTACACTCTTGGTGGCATCGCGCTAAGCCGGGCTTGCCTGATTACATTGCCGAACCATCGGTACCATGAGATCCTGACCCCCAAAACTCTCTTTGGCCTCATTATGATTTTCTGGTTGATACCAGTGACGACATCCATCGTTCCGTACATAGTTTCAGACAGCTTCTTCGGCTTCAATGAGCGGTACAGCATGTGCATCTGGAACACTACGCATCCCTTCTCGCCCTATTACAACTTGATACTTGCCATTACCTTCTACCCCGTCCCACTCTTTATCATCTTCTTTAGCTATTTCCGCATCTGGCGCCATGTTCGTACTAATTCTCGTCGCATGGCCCGGGTCACCACCAGGATCGTCACGGTCTCTGGGCAGTTGGCCGGCCTGGCCAGGAAGAGCACATTCAGCAAGAGGCAGATGTCTGTCACGAAGaacctcttcatcatcatcgttgtctTTCTCATCTTGATATCACCCTACAGCATCCAGTTGGTCATACCAGGAGGCGAGAGATTGGTTCCTGCCTTCGGGATGATCTTCCTGTTCAATTCCTGTGTTAATCCGTTCATTTACGGAACGCGCCACCCTGACTTTAAGGTTGCCTTCAGAAGCATCTTGCGATGTCCCGTGAGGTCAAACCAGTTGATGGATTCGACAGCTTCGGCCGGTTTGCGTGTTCAGCCTTTGATAAGGAGACCAGCCCAAAGAGATACTGAATTCATTGCTCCGAATTCGACAAGCTCTTCAGAATCATAG
- the LOC121426758 gene encoding uncharacterized protein LOC121426758, with the protein MTKPTKRLNKRTPTTNRADGSSAGGGRNRSGAGQAKARKSIADNKYVRVAAIMFLPILFGVFGLIVFPPSFDLSTNNVTNPSNSTQKEPIIHGNMRKNDKIRRDKTKKDVEKTQSQTRKDKKSKERISETESFKPAILDSLRMQEIKVEGNIVTPVELTKNNPASPVKVYKIEGFLTDRECSGLMRVHQHYLTKTSSQNPIICFDSLSTLRRHIQDAGMKGVTVSYKDFTEGTACINSSFSERLGSSLTWSRSTSFYPTESKFSTVFEDRVFKATGLKQTNGGKFQVTSYPEGIGYKTHTDCTLGNQDKRDRFATILVYLQDVEEGGETKFPELGISVKPKRGQAIVWNNMNSNGECEPISVHEAAQVRKGHKYIIQRWYYYQSFAYLGRRAPEPALPARAPGQPRVSCDEYEHGSCRWYDEWNNDHLTEYRALQSGLS; encoded by the exons ATGACGAAGCCCACGAAACGTCTTAACAAGCGAACACCGACTACCAACAGGGCCGATGGTTCATCAGCGGGCGGTGGGAGGAATCGCAGCGGGGCAGGTCAGGCGAAGGCTCGCAAGAGTATTGCGGACAATAAGTATGTACGGGTAGCGGCCATAATGTTTTTACCCATCCTGTTTGGTGTATTCGGGCTCATTGTTTTCCCTCCATCTTTTGATTTATCAACAAATAACGTCACCAACCCATCTAACTCGACACAGAAGGAGCCAATTATCCATGGAAATATGcgcaaaaatgacaaaataagaAGAGACAAAACGAAAAAGGACGTTGAAAAGACACAGTCACAAACAAGGAAAGATAAAAAATCAAAGGAAAGGATCTCAGAGACGGAGAGCTTCAAGCCAGCTATTCTGGATTCTCTTAGAATGCAGGAGATTAAGGTGGAGGGAAACATTGTCACTCCTGTTGAACTCACCAAAAACAACCCAGCATCTCCAGTGAA GGTGTACAAGATTGAAGGTTTTCTGACAGACCGAGAATGCAGCGGCTTGATGCGGGTTCACCAGCATTACCTCACCAAGACCAGCTCTCAGAATCCTATCATTTGCTTTGACAGCCTGAGCACACTAAGACGACACATACAGGATGCAGGGATGAAAGGTGTTACTGTGTCTTATAAAGATTTCACAGAAG GAACGGCCTGCATAAATTCCAGTTTCTCCGAGAGGCTTGGTTCATCCTTGACATGGTCCCGCAGTACATCCTTCTACCCGACAGAGAGCAAGTTTTCCACCGTCTTTGAGGATAGGGTCTTCAAAGCTACAGGGCTCAAACAAACTAATGGCGGGAAATTCCAAGTGACCTCCTATCCAGAAGGAATAG GATACAAGACTCACACAGACTGTACTCTGGGTAACCAGGACAAGAGGGACAGGTTTGCCACCATACTGGTTTATCTGCAAGATGTGGAAGAAGGAGGAGAGACAAAGTTCCCTG AGTTGGGAATCAGCGTAAAACCAAAGAGAGGTCAGGCAATCGTCTGGAATAACATGAACAGCAATGGAGAGTGTGAACCCATCTCTGTACACGAGGCAGCCCAGGTCAGGAAAGGACATAAATACATTATTCAGAGATG GTACTACTATCAGAGCTTTGCCTACCTTGGCAGGAGGGCACCTGAGCCAGCCTTGCCTGCCAGAGCACCGGGCCAGCCTAGGGTGAGCTGTGACGAGTACGAGCATGGAAGCTGCCGATGGTACGATGAATGGAACAATGACCACCTGACAGAGTACAGAGCCTTGCAGTCTGGGTTATCCTGA